Proteins from one Panicum virgatum strain AP13 chromosome 7K, P.virgatum_v5, whole genome shotgun sequence genomic window:
- the LOC120639710 gene encoding neural Wiskott-Aldrich syndrome protein-like produces the protein MAAVALLPWSLLLRPFFPKTDPLASFVGPHWSSQARSPPPRASGTPPPRHSIAAVRSSPSSSSFRPLPAQNNFGNGFTSPQRSSQAQPPPHMAAGTPPPVNRPAAPLASRRQAPSGHPREPRDHPQKS, from the exons atggccgccgtcgccctgctcCCGTGGAGCCTCCTCctgcgccccttcttccccaaaACCGACCCTCTAGCGAGCTTCGTTGGCCCTCACTGGTCCTCCCAAGCCCGCTCACCGCCGCCTAGGGCctccggaacgccgccgccgcggcacagcatcgccgccgtccgcagctcgccgtcgagctcgtCGTTCCGCCCTCTCCCCGCCCAAAACAACTTCGGGAACGGCTTCACCTCGCCCCAACGGAGCTCCCAAGCCCAACCACCTCCGCACATGGCCGCCGGAACGCCACCGCCGGTGAACAGACCCGCCGCGCCCCTTGCTTCACGCCGGCAAGCCCCGTCCGGCCATCCCCGCGAGCCCCGAGACCACCCGCAG AAATCGTAG
- the LOC120639711 gene encoding basic salivary proline-rich protein 3-like, translating into MAAVALLPWSLLLRPFFPKTDPLASFVGPHWSSQARSPPPRASRTPPPRHSIAAVRSSPSSSSFRPLPAQNNFGNGFTSPQRSSQAQPPPHMAAGTPPPVNRPAAPLASRRQAPSGHPREPRDHPQKS; encoded by the exons atggccgccgtcgccctgctcCCGTGGAGCCTCCTCctgcgccccttcttccccaaaACCGACCCTCTAGCGAGCTTCGTTGGCCCTCACTGGTCCTCCCAAGCCCGCTCACCGCCGCCCAGGGCCtcccgaacgccgccgccgcggcacagcatcgccgccgtccgcagctcgccgtcgagctcgtCGTTCCGCCCTCTCCCCGCCCAAAACAACTTCGGGAACGGCTTCACCTCGCCCCAACGGAGCTCCCAAGCCCAACCACCTCCGCACATGGCCGCCGGAACGCCACCGCCGGTGAACAGACCCGCCGCGCCCCTTGCTTCACGCCGGCAAGCCCCGTCCGGCCATCCCCGCGAGCCCCGAGACCACCCGCAG AAATCGTAG